Proteins found in one Pirellulales bacterium genomic segment:
- a CDS encoding HlyD family efflux transporter periplasmic adaptor subunit gives MSIAGSASATRYLPKIRAGRLIVPLAVVAAVVAAVILLVKPMMRGSEPDDASRVVVQKIERGTFEHNVIEPGELESSNNVEVRCEVEARNSSGTVILEVVPNGAEVNVGDFLVRFDSSALEQERNQQQITVNDATALVIQSKTALETAEISKKEYVEGTFTQEEQLLLGELFVAEENLRRAEEYARYSERLAAKGYVTSDQVEADRFAVEKGKNDVAAVNTKLKVLREYTRAKMLKTLDAGIETAKGKLASDEFTLKLAQDKLDHLDEQIKKCVVHSPAAGKVVYANRTDRRGGSEVIIEEGAVIRERQPVIRLPDLNKMQAVAKVNETRVSHVRKGMKAKASVDAFPGMKLDGEVVRVDEYPAPPSWFSQNIKQYATYIALDNPPAGIRPGLTVQVEINVDSIPNSLKAPIQAVVERDGEYYCVVRKGSSFEPKWIDIGPTNDQEVLIRAGVEEGEEVVLDPEPMIAKAELPKAPLGYWESHPRYERLVGRSSPSRPPEKTPSGVARPTAALPIEREKNGMEQAERPAAAPADAPPTTEKPAQRGRPRSASGAPTATNSAG, from the coding sequence ATGAGCATTGCCGGATCTGCCTCTGCGACTCGCTACCTGCCCAAGATTCGCGCAGGTCGGCTAATCGTGCCTCTGGCGGTGGTGGCGGCAGTTGTGGCTGCGGTCATCCTGCTCGTGAAGCCAATGATGCGCGGCAGCGAACCGGACGATGCGAGCCGCGTCGTCGTTCAAAAGATCGAGCGAGGCACGTTCGAGCATAATGTGATCGAGCCGGGAGAGTTGGAAAGCTCGAACAATGTGGAAGTGCGCTGCGAAGTCGAAGCGCGCAATTCGTCGGGCACGGTGATTTTGGAAGTCGTTCCCAATGGCGCGGAAGTGAATGTGGGCGATTTTTTGGTGCGATTTGACTCGTCCGCATTGGAGCAAGAACGAAACCAGCAGCAAATTACTGTCAACGACGCCACGGCATTGGTCATTCAGTCGAAAACCGCGTTGGAGACAGCCGAAATTTCCAAAAAAGAGTATGTCGAAGGCACGTTCACTCAAGAAGAGCAATTGCTGCTCGGCGAGTTGTTTGTCGCGGAAGAAAACCTGCGACGTGCCGAAGAATACGCACGATACAGCGAACGGCTGGCCGCGAAGGGCTACGTTACCTCCGATCAGGTGGAGGCCGATCGATTCGCCGTCGAAAAAGGCAAGAACGACGTAGCCGCGGTGAACACAAAATTGAAAGTACTGCGCGAATACACCAGAGCCAAGATGCTGAAAACGCTAGACGCCGGCATTGAAACGGCCAAGGGCAAGCTGGCATCGGACGAATTCACGCTGAAATTAGCTCAAGACAAGCTCGATCATCTCGACGAACAGATCAAGAAATGCGTCGTCCATTCGCCGGCGGCGGGCAAGGTGGTGTATGCCAACCGAACCGACCGTCGCGGCGGTTCGGAAGTGATTATTGAGGAAGGCGCGGTAATCCGCGAGCGACAACCAGTGATACGCCTACCGGATTTGAACAAGATGCAAGCCGTGGCGAAGGTCAATGAGACACGCGTCAGCCACGTTCGCAAAGGGATGAAGGCGAAAGCGTCGGTCGATGCCTTTCCCGGTATGAAGCTCGACGGAGAAGTGGTCCGCGTCGATGAATATCCAGCGCCGCCGAGCTGGTTTTCGCAAAACATCAAGCAATATGCCACGTACATTGCACTGGATAATCCGCCGGCCGGCATTCGGCCGGGGTTGACGGTTCAGGTCGAAATCAACGTGGATAGCATCCCGAATTCGCTCAAGGCACCGATCCAGGCAGTCGTCGAGCGCGACGGCGAATATTATTGCGTTGTCCGAAAGGGGAGTAGCTTCGAGCCTAAATGGATCGACATCGGCCCCACCAACGACCAAGAGGTGCTGATCCGCGCAGGAGTGGAAGAAGGGGAGGAAGTGGTGCTCGATCCCGAGCCAATGATCGCTAAGGCCGAGCTTCCGAAAGCGCCCCTTGGCTACTGGGAATCGCACCCTCGGTACGAGCGGTTGGTAGGCCGCAGCAGTCCTTCTCGGCCGCCGGAAAAAACGCCCTCCGGTGTCGCGCGGCCGACCGCTGCATTGCCGATCGAGCGAGAAAAAAACGGGATGGAGCAAGCGGAGAGACCTGCCGCAGCTCCGGCGGACGCTCCCCCTACCACGGAGAAACCTGCTCAACGGGGACGCCCACGTTCTGCAAGCGGTGCGCCAACCGCCACCAACTCTGCGGGTTAG
- a CDS encoding acetolactate synthase, producing MSYGESGGAGTEFATMRGRNYPSIRQFTVFLENRVGQLLEVIRRFEGSRVKIVALSITDSSECAFVRFLLSHPEQGREILERAGLALIESDLIGVELPEGHQPLLQVCTALLQAEVNIIQAYPLLVRPHGQPAVALMVDNIEMGLETLANKGFNMITEADLAEEE from the coding sequence ATGAGTTACGGCGAAAGTGGCGGAGCAGGAACTGAATTTGCCACCATGCGGGGGCGGAATTATCCGTCGATCCGGCAGTTTACCGTTTTTCTTGAGAACCGCGTGGGTCAATTGCTGGAAGTGATTCGCCGCTTTGAAGGTAGTCGGGTAAAAATTGTCGCCCTCTCCATCACCGATTCGTCGGAATGCGCTTTCGTTCGCTTTTTGCTGAGCCATCCGGAGCAAGGGCGGGAAATTTTGGAGCGCGCCGGTCTGGCTCTGATCGAAAGCGATCTGATCGGCGTCGAACTGCCCGAGGGGCATCAGCCGCTGTTGCAGGTCTGTACAGCGCTGCTACAGGCCGAAGTAAACATCATTCAGGCCTATCCATTGCTCGTGCGGCCGCACGGCCAGCCAGCGGTGGCCCTGATGGTGGATAACATCGAGATGGGCCTCGAAACACTGGCCAACAAAGGCTTCAACATGATTACCGAAGCCGACTTGGCGGAAGAAGAATGA
- a CDS encoding dihydropteroate synthase: MPHIHFVTGRLAAPSLRTVVVELAARVGFEFTIDVLPIGVAALMTPQWIARHLQLSPHATQIMLPGYCEGDLSPVEIVAGNRLVVCGPRDLRRLHEYFTGQPAPSDYGKFDIEIIAEINHCPRLSLAEVLATAEQLAADGADVIDVGCIPGAAWSGVGDCVKALRDAGHRTSIDSMNPLEIESAVRAGAELVLSVNSSNRAAARDWGCEVVAIPDTPCDLDSLATTVSYLANSGVRLRMDPVLEPIGYGFAASLRRYWEVRERFPDAKMLMGIGNLTELTDADSAAINVLLLGICEELGIRSVLTTQVVNWASSSVRECDLARRLVFQAVQHRMLPKHLEPRLVMLRDEQPLAYGEAELAQLAAELKDHNYRIFAENGKIHLVSAGLHLAHSDPFDLFQQLARQQPKNLDASHAFYLGYEMAKALTALTLSKEYRQDESLDWGLLTRLEASHRPRQSPLPPDWDGRAKQE; encoded by the coding sequence ATGCCTCACATTCATTTTGTCACAGGGCGATTGGCCGCGCCTTCATTGAGGACGGTCGTGGTGGAGCTGGCGGCGCGAGTCGGATTTGAATTCACGATTGACGTACTACCGATCGGCGTGGCAGCGCTAATGACGCCCCAATGGATCGCGCGGCATTTGCAGCTTTCACCACACGCCACCCAGATCATGCTGCCGGGATACTGCGAAGGAGATTTATCGCCGGTCGAAATAGTTGCCGGCAATCGATTGGTGGTGTGCGGGCCACGCGATTTGCGGCGACTTCATGAATACTTCACCGGTCAGCCAGCGCCGAGTGACTATGGCAAATTCGACATCGAGATCATCGCCGAGATCAATCATTGCCCTCGATTGTCGCTGGCGGAGGTTCTGGCGACCGCCGAGCAGCTTGCGGCGGATGGGGCAGATGTGATCGACGTCGGTTGCATTCCCGGCGCGGCGTGGAGCGGCGTCGGCGACTGCGTCAAAGCGCTACGCGATGCTGGGCATCGCACGTCAATCGACAGTATGAATCCACTTGAAATTGAGTCGGCCGTGCGCGCTGGGGCGGAACTCGTGCTATCGGTGAATTCATCCAATCGTGCAGCCGCACGCGATTGGGGCTGCGAAGTCGTGGCCATTCCCGACACACCGTGCGATCTAGACAGCCTCGCGACGACAGTATCCTATCTTGCTAATTCTGGTGTGCGGCTGCGAATGGATCCTGTGCTGGAACCGATTGGCTACGGCTTCGCGGCCAGTTTGCGGCGATATTGGGAGGTCCGCGAGCGGTTTCCCGATGCCAAAATGTTGATGGGCATCGGCAATCTCACGGAACTGACCGACGCCGACTCGGCGGCCATCAACGTGTTGCTTTTGGGCATTTGTGAAGAACTCGGCATTCGCAGTGTGCTCACGACACAGGTTGTCAACTGGGCTAGCAGCAGCGTTCGGGAATGCGACCTGGCCCGGCGACTGGTTTTTCAGGCCGTTCAGCATCGGATGCTGCCCAAGCATCTTGAACCGCGATTAGTGATGCTCCGCGACGAGCAACCGCTGGCCTACGGCGAGGCGGAATTGGCCCAATTGGCCGCCGAATTGAAGGATCATAACTATCGCATCTTCGCGGAGAATGGCAAAATTCACTTAGTTAGCGCCGGTCTCCATTTAGCCCATTCCGATCCGTTTGACCTGTTTCAACAGCTTGCTCGACAGCAACCGAAGAACCTCGATGCTAGCCACGCCTTTTATTTAGGTTACGAAATGGCCAAGGCGCTGACGGCATTAACACTGTCCAAGGAGTACCGCCAAGACGAATCCCTCGATTGGGGGCTGTTGACGAGGCTGGAAGCCAGCCATCGGCCGCGGCAATCGCCCTTGCCGCCCGATTGGGACGGCCGGGCCAAGCAAGAGTGA
- a CDS encoding neutral zinc metallopeptidase, with protein MRWQGRRESENVEDRRRMSGGKMVAGGGIGTLVVILLISAVFGINPMQLLQQMPQPQGGGGAPVQQGPIDPRQEKQKEFVAVVLADSEDIWSDLFKQIGRVYRKPKLVLFNRSVQSACGFASAATGPFYCPEDEKVYIDLSFFDEMQSRLGAKGDFARAYVLAHEIGHHVQKQLGTTDQVHRLRRQLSEEQYNQLSVRLELQADYLAGVFSHYLNERKNILEPGDIEEALNAANAIGDDRLQREAQGYVVPDSFTHGTSAQRMRWFMKGYESGDPEGGDTFEAEEL; from the coding sequence ATGCGCTGGCAAGGCCGACGGGAAAGTGAAAACGTGGAAGATCGCCGCCGAATGAGCGGCGGCAAAATGGTTGCAGGCGGAGGGATTGGTACCCTGGTGGTGATTCTGCTTATCTCCGCCGTATTCGGCATCAACCCAATGCAACTGCTGCAACAAATGCCGCAGCCTCAGGGCGGGGGCGGCGCGCCGGTGCAGCAAGGTCCGATCGATCCGCGGCAAGAAAAGCAAAAGGAATTCGTCGCCGTCGTGCTGGCCGACTCGGAAGATATCTGGTCCGATCTGTTCAAACAGATTGGCCGCGTCTATCGTAAGCCTAAACTTGTACTATTTAACCGTTCAGTCCAATCGGCCTGTGGATTTGCCAGTGCCGCCACGGGGCCGTTCTATTGCCCCGAGGACGAAAAGGTGTACATCGATTTGTCGTTTTTCGACGAAATGCAATCGCGTCTAGGAGCCAAGGGAGATTTCGCCCGCGCCTACGTCCTCGCTCACGAAATTGGCCATCATGTGCAGAAACAACTCGGAACGACCGACCAAGTCCATCGTCTACGTCGTCAGCTCAGCGAAGAGCAGTACAACCAGCTTTCGGTGCGGCTGGAATTACAAGCCGACTATCTGGCCGGTGTGTTCTCGCACTACCTGAACGAAAGGAAGAACATTCTGGAGCCTGGCGACATCGAAGAGGCGCTCAACGCCGCCAACGCTATCGGCGACGACCGACTGCAACGCGAAGCCCAAGGATACGTCGTTCCCGATTCCTTCACGCACGGCACGTCCGCCCAGCGCATGCGCTGGTTCATGAAGGGCTACGAGTCCGGTGATCCGGAAGGGGGCGATACGTTTGAGGCGGAGGAGTTGTAA